The Impatiens glandulifera chromosome 3, dImpGla2.1, whole genome shotgun sequence genome contains a region encoding:
- the LOC124932030 gene encoding Golgi apparatus membrane protein-like protein ECHIDNA gives MDLGLPAGENYANPNICFFHVVFKAAALSFYILSALFFNSFVIIFVVTALLSALDFWVVKNVSGRILVGLRWWNEINDDGESVWKFECLDQESLARMNKNDSWLFWWTLYITAGIWSVLGIFSLIRFQADYLLVVGVCLTLSAANIIGFTKCRKDAKKQLQAFAAQTFASQVSSTIHTAFSVV, from the exons ATGGATCTTGGCCTG CCTGCAGGGGAAAATTATGCAAACCCTAATATATGTTTCTTTCACGTGGTCTTCAAA GCTGCAGCATTATCATTCTATATTCTATCTGCACTCTTTTTCAACAGCTTTGTCATAATTTTTGTGGTAACCGCGCTTCTTTCTGCTCTCGACTTTTGGGTGGTAAAGAACGTGAGTGGTCGTATCTTGGTTGGTTTAAGATGGTGGAATGAGATCAATGATGACGGGGAGAGTGTTTGGAAATTTGAATGTCTTGACCAAGAG TCATTGGCTCGAATGAACAAGAATGATTCATGGCTCTTTTGGTGGACACTTTACATTACA GCTGGTATATGGTCTGTTTTGGGAATATTCTCGCTCATAAGGTTTCAAGCTGATTACTTATTAGTTGTTGGAGTTTGCTTGACTTTGAGCGCTGCGAATATCATTGGCTTTACGAAGTGTCGAAAAG ATGCTAAGAAACAACTTCAAGCTTTTGCTGCTCAGACATTTGCATCTCAAGTATCGTCCACAATACATACAGCATTTAGCGTAGTATAG
- the LOC124932176 gene encoding 40S ribosomal protein S12-like, whose protein sequence is MSGDEAVAPVAAEVQAPVPIIGEPMDSMTALQLVLRKSLAHGGLSRGLHEGAKAIEKHKAQICVLAEDCNQPDYVKLVKALCADHNVNLITVESAKTLGEWVGLCKIDSEGKARKVVGCSCAVINDFGEESAALTIVQEYLKAH, encoded by the exons ATGTCAGG CGATGAAGCTGTTGCTCCTGTTGCTGCCGAGGTTCAGGCTCCGGTTCCAATTATTGGTGAGCCTATGGATAGTATGACAGCATTGCAGCTTGTTTTAAGGAAATCACTTGCTCATGGAGGTTTATCTAGAGGTCTTCATGAAGGTGCAAAAGCAATTGAAAAGCATAAAGCTCAGATTTGTGTATTAGCTGAGGATTGTAATCAACCAGATTATGTTAAGCTTGTGAAAGCTCTTTGTGCTGATCATAATGTCAATTTGATCACTGTTGAAAGTGCCAAAACTCTTGGGGAATGGGTTGGT TTGTGCAAGATTGATTCTGAGGGAAAGGCAAGGAAAGTTGTTGGTTGTTCATGTGCTGTTATAAAT GATTTTGGTGAAGAGAGTGCTGCTTTAACTATTGTCCAAGAGTATCTTAAGGCACACTAA